The following coding sequences lie in one Scatophagus argus isolate fScaArg1 chromosome 9, fScaArg1.pri, whole genome shotgun sequence genomic window:
- the dcst1 gene encoding E3 ubiquitin-protein ligase DCST1 isoform X11, with product MTHLDTPSAPHSTVETVSLTVLPPAIHRFLFSQSEEFQVVHLILRALFGAVSGTGPVSNIQRNVGTAALSLSCNLDLQVHYSKLLWRDAIRPVIVITQELLDNEAEFQSEALSISRKFQNIRDEVVLQYGYERFKPKQTAATEWNTQQQFTAKTMMQCDSVMEEGVQRCADWFSLRWAECMEVISVPIINHILCVSMRFHFLCDIMRVMTPWCREQIPVEGNFGQLFDQLNLSVNLLSREFSTKLILQEQQQQSVFGGALLDQEFTQAVRGSFQKLTASFEKLLNALQLLLSFTFITIFTQAFSYLRQYRKDVRFDNVYITTYFRQIDARRRRAGKRYLLPMKQSEMRKVIDPWNPRIHPEELRQLTSGVFQVLSVSVLSLILLTVDFSLFHVLDIISRHTFTQFNLTIELHLHSHHRSGFLGNEALSAGSHQVEIKVGGTSMMARLLRRTISAFNSSSSLNIHTDNHMCACLPSPLPAGVYGSCVCCVLLVALFSCLQVYTNRLRRVIAAFYHPQVTHTSGPWDSNDYVQREKKRVLFLYNLQIQRRISSSGGKRVIRWGRRSRTVLECLGRCGQRLCHHHRQEVSDSEGTHYDPG from the exons ATGACCCACCTGGACACTCCCTCGGCTCCCCACAGCA CTGTGGAGACGGTCAGTTTGACCGTCCTGCCTCCTGCCATCCATCGGTTCCTGTTCAGCCAGTCAGAAGAGTTTCAGGTGGTTCACCTGATCCTCCGTGCACTGTTTGGAGCAGTGAGCGGGACAG GACCGGTCTCTAACATCCAGCGTAACGTGGggacagcagctctgtctctgAGTTGTAACCTGGACCTGCAAGTCCATTACAGCAAGTTGCTGTGGAGAGACGCCATCAGACCTGTGATTGTGATCACACAGGAACTTCTG GATAATGAAGCAGAGTTTCAGTCAGAGGCGTTGAGCATCAGCAGGAAGTTTCAAAACATCAGGGACGAAGTTGTCCTTCAGTACGGATATGAGAgattcaaaccaaaacaaactgcagccacTGAATGGAACACGCAGCAGCAGTTCACAGCCAAGACCATGATGCAGTGCGACA GTGTGATGGAGGAGGGCGTGCAGCGATGTGCTGATTGGTTCAGCCTCAGGTGGGCAGAGTGTATGGAGGTGATCTCAGTCCCCATCATCAACCACATCCTCTGCGTGTCCATGAGgttccacttcctgtgtgatATCATGAGAG TGATGACTCCGTGGTGCAGAGAGCAGATCCCTGTAGAGGGCAACTTTGGTCAGCTGTTTGATCAGCTTAACCTCTCAGTCAACCTGCTGTCCAGAGAGTTCAGCACCAAGCTCATATTGCAG gagcagcagcagcagtcggtGTTCGGTGGAGCTCTGCTGGATCAGGAGTTCACTCAGGCTGTCAGAGGATCCTTCCAGAAACTGACAGCCTCCTTCGAAAAGCTGCTGAAtgccctgcagctgctgttgtcCTTCACCTTCATCACCATCTTCACCCA ggCGTTCAGTTATCTCAGACAGTACAGGAAGGATGTTCGATTCGACAATGTCTACATCACCACCTACTTCAGACAGATTGACGCCCGCAGGAGGAGAGCG GGAAAGCGCTACCTGCTGCCTATGAAACAGTCAGAGATGAGGAAGGTCATTGACCCCTGGAATCCAAGAATCCACCCTGAAGAGCTCAGACAACTG aCCTCAGGTGTGTTTCAggtgctgtctgtctctgtgctgtcactCATCCTGCTGACTGTCGACTTTTCTCTGTTCCACGTTTTGGACATCATCAGCAGACACACCTTCACCCAGTTCAACCTGACCA TAGAACTCCATCTGCACTCACACCACCGGTCAGGATTTCTGGGTAATGAAGCCCTCTCTGCAGGTAGTCACCAGGTGGAAATCAAAGTGGGTGGAACCTCCATGATGGCGCGCCTCCTGAGGAGGACGATTTCAGCCTTTAACAGCTCGTCCAGCCTCAACATCCACACTGACAATCACA tgtgtgcgtgtctcccctcccccctccctgcAGGTGTGTAtggcagctgtgtgtgctgtgtccTCTTGGTGGCGCTCTTCAGCTGCCTTCAGGTTTACACCAACCGCCTCCGACGTGTCATCGCTGCCTTCTACCACCCACAGGTAACGCACACGTCTGGCCCATGGGACAGTAATGATTACGTTCAG agggaGAAGAAGCGAGTCTTGTTTCTTTACAACCTGCAGATCCAGAGGCGGATTTCCTCCAGCGGTGGGAAACGTGTCATTAGGTGGGGACGGAGGAGCAGGACG GTGTTGGAGTGCCTGGGCAGGTGTGGGCAACGCCTGTGTCAccaccacagacaggaagtgtcagACTCAGAGGGGACGCACTACGACCCCGGATAG
- the dcst1 gene encoding E3 ubiquitin-protein ligase DCST1 isoform X10, with the protein MTHLDTPSAPHSTVETVSLTVLPPAIHRFLFSQSEEFQVVHLILRALFGAVSGTVLFLGLSHNLPLTLDLQLIIGGVFVAVCMLGGALSSSSRCSVLLMFPSMLSSRGRAYLMVFLLSVLCRGPVSNIQRNVGTAALSLSCNLDLQVHYSKLLWRDAIRPVIVITQELLDNEAEFQSEALSISRKFQNIRDEVVLQYGYERFKPKQTAATEWNTQQQFTAKTMMQCDSVMEEGVQRCADWFSLRWAECMEVISVPIINHILCVSMRFHFLCDIMRVMTPWCREQIPVEGNFGQLFDQLNLSVNLLSREFSTKLILQEQQQQSVFGGALLDQEFTQAVRGSFQKLTASFEKLLNALQLLLSFTFITIFTQAFSYLRQYRKDVRFDNVYITTYFRQIDARRRRAGKRYLLPMKQSEMRKVIDPWNPRIHPEELRQLTSGVFQVLSVSVLSLILLTVDFSLFHVLDIISRHTFTQFNLTSSHQVEIKVGGTSMMARLLRRTISAFNSSSSLNIHTDNHSVYGSCVCCVLLVALFSCLQVYTNRLRRVIAAFYHPQREKKRVLFLYNLQIQRRISSSGGKRVIRWGRRSRTVLECLGRCGQRLCHHHRQEVSDSEGTHYDPG; encoded by the exons ATGACCCACCTGGACACTCCCTCGGCTCCCCACAGCA CTGTGGAGACGGTCAGTTTGACCGTCCTGCCTCCTGCCATCCATCGGTTCCTGTTCAGCCAGTCAGAAGAGTTTCAGGTGGTTCACCTGATCCTCCGTGCACTGTTTGGAGCAGTGAGCGGGACAG TTCTGTTCCTGGGACTGTCCCACAACCTCCCGCTGACCCTCGACCTGCAGCTGATCATAGGAGGTGTCTTTGTCG CTGTGTGTATGCTGGGCGGAgccttgtcctcctcctccagatgtTCGGTCCTCTTGATGTTTCCTAGCATGCTTAGCTCACGTGGTCGAGCATACCTGATGgtcttcctcctgtctgtgctCTGTAGAG GACCGGTCTCTAACATCCAGCGTAACGTGGggacagcagctctgtctctgAGTTGTAACCTGGACCTGCAAGTCCATTACAGCAAGTTGCTGTGGAGAGACGCCATCAGACCTGTGATTGTGATCACACAGGAACTTCTG GATAATGAAGCAGAGTTTCAGTCAGAGGCGTTGAGCATCAGCAGGAAGTTTCAAAACATCAGGGACGAAGTTGTCCTTCAGTACGGATATGAGAgattcaaaccaaaacaaactgcagccacTGAATGGAACACGCAGCAGCAGTTCACAGCCAAGACCATGATGCAGTGCGACA GTGTGATGGAGGAGGGCGTGCAGCGATGTGCTGATTGGTTCAGCCTCAGGTGGGCAGAGTGTATGGAGGTGATCTCAGTCCCCATCATCAACCACATCCTCTGCGTGTCCATGAGgttccacttcctgtgtgatATCATGAGAG TGATGACTCCGTGGTGCAGAGAGCAGATCCCTGTAGAGGGCAACTTTGGTCAGCTGTTTGATCAGCTTAACCTCTCAGTCAACCTGCTGTCCAGAGAGTTCAGCACCAAGCTCATATTGCAG gagcagcagcagcagtcggtGTTCGGTGGAGCTCTGCTGGATCAGGAGTTCACTCAGGCTGTCAGAGGATCCTTCCAGAAACTGACAGCCTCCTTCGAAAAGCTGCTGAAtgccctgcagctgctgttgtcCTTCACCTTCATCACCATCTTCACCCA ggCGTTCAGTTATCTCAGACAGTACAGGAAGGATGTTCGATTCGACAATGTCTACATCACCACCTACTTCAGACAGATTGACGCCCGCAGGAGGAGAGCG GGAAAGCGCTACCTGCTGCCTATGAAACAGTCAGAGATGAGGAAGGTCATTGACCCCTGGAATCCAAGAATCCACCCTGAAGAGCTCAGACAACTG aCCTCAGGTGTGTTTCAggtgctgtctgtctctgtgctgtcactCATCCTGCTGACTGTCGACTTTTCTCTGTTCCACGTTTTGGACATCATCAGCAGACACACCTTCACCCAGTTCAACCTGACCA GTAGTCACCAGGTGGAAATCAAAGTGGGTGGAACCTCCATGATGGCGCGCCTCCTGAGGAGGACGATTTCAGCCTTTAACAGCTCGTCCAGCCTCAACATCCACACTGACAATCACA GTGTGTAtggcagctgtgtgtgctgtgtccTCTTGGTGGCGCTCTTCAGCTGCCTTCAGGTTTACACCAACCGCCTCCGACGTGTCATCGCTGCCTTCTACCACCCACAG agggaGAAGAAGCGAGTCTTGTTTCTTTACAACCTGCAGATCCAGAGGCGGATTTCCTCCAGCGGTGGGAAACGTGTCATTAGGTGGGGACGGAGGAGCAGGACG GTGTTGGAGTGCCTGGGCAGGTGTGGGCAACGCCTGTGTCAccaccacagacaggaagtgtcagACTCAGAGGGGACGCACTACGACCCCGGATAG
- the dcst1 gene encoding E3 ubiquitin-protein ligase DCST1 isoform X13, producing MTHLDTPSAPHSTVETVSLTVLPPAIHRFLFSQSEEFQVVHLILRALFGAVSGTVLFLGLSHNLPLTLDLQLIIGGVFVAVCMLGGALSSSSRCSVLLMFPSMLSSRGRAYLMVFLLSVLCRGPVSNIQRNVGTAALSLSCNLDLQVHYSKLLWRDAIRPVIVITQELLDNEAEFQSEALSISRKFQNIRDEVVLQYGYERFKPKQTAATEWNTQQQFTAKTMMQCDSVMEEGVQRCADWFSLRWAECMEVISVPIINHILCVSMRFHFLCDIMRVMTPWCREQIPVEGNFGQLFDQLNLSVNLLSREFSTKLILQEQQQQSVFGGALLDQEFTQAVRGSFQKLTASFEKLLNALQLLLSFTFITIFTQAFSYLRQYRKDVRFDNVYITTYFRQIDARRRRAGKRYLLPMKQSEMRKVIDPWNPRIHPEELRQLTSGVFQVLSVSVLSLILLTVDFSLFHVLDIISRHTFTQFNLTSSHQVEIKVGGTSMMARLLRRTISAFNSSSSLNIHTDNHKGEEASLVSLQPADPEADFLQRWETCH from the exons ATGACCCACCTGGACACTCCCTCGGCTCCCCACAGCA CTGTGGAGACGGTCAGTTTGACCGTCCTGCCTCCTGCCATCCATCGGTTCCTGTTCAGCCAGTCAGAAGAGTTTCAGGTGGTTCACCTGATCCTCCGTGCACTGTTTGGAGCAGTGAGCGGGACAG TTCTGTTCCTGGGACTGTCCCACAACCTCCCGCTGACCCTCGACCTGCAGCTGATCATAGGAGGTGTCTTTGTCG CTGTGTGTATGCTGGGCGGAgccttgtcctcctcctccagatgtTCGGTCCTCTTGATGTTTCCTAGCATGCTTAGCTCACGTGGTCGAGCATACCTGATGgtcttcctcctgtctgtgctCTGTAGAG GACCGGTCTCTAACATCCAGCGTAACGTGGggacagcagctctgtctctgAGTTGTAACCTGGACCTGCAAGTCCATTACAGCAAGTTGCTGTGGAGAGACGCCATCAGACCTGTGATTGTGATCACACAGGAACTTCTG GATAATGAAGCAGAGTTTCAGTCAGAGGCGTTGAGCATCAGCAGGAAGTTTCAAAACATCAGGGACGAAGTTGTCCTTCAGTACGGATATGAGAgattcaaaccaaaacaaactgcagccacTGAATGGAACACGCAGCAGCAGTTCACAGCCAAGACCATGATGCAGTGCGACA GTGTGATGGAGGAGGGCGTGCAGCGATGTGCTGATTGGTTCAGCCTCAGGTGGGCAGAGTGTATGGAGGTGATCTCAGTCCCCATCATCAACCACATCCTCTGCGTGTCCATGAGgttccacttcctgtgtgatATCATGAGAG TGATGACTCCGTGGTGCAGAGAGCAGATCCCTGTAGAGGGCAACTTTGGTCAGCTGTTTGATCAGCTTAACCTCTCAGTCAACCTGCTGTCCAGAGAGTTCAGCACCAAGCTCATATTGCAG gagcagcagcagcagtcggtGTTCGGTGGAGCTCTGCTGGATCAGGAGTTCACTCAGGCTGTCAGAGGATCCTTCCAGAAACTGACAGCCTCCTTCGAAAAGCTGCTGAAtgccctgcagctgctgttgtcCTTCACCTTCATCACCATCTTCACCCA ggCGTTCAGTTATCTCAGACAGTACAGGAAGGATGTTCGATTCGACAATGTCTACATCACCACCTACTTCAGACAGATTGACGCCCGCAGGAGGAGAGCG GGAAAGCGCTACCTGCTGCCTATGAAACAGTCAGAGATGAGGAAGGTCATTGACCCCTGGAATCCAAGAATCCACCCTGAAGAGCTCAGACAACTG aCCTCAGGTGTGTTTCAggtgctgtctgtctctgtgctgtcactCATCCTGCTGACTGTCGACTTTTCTCTGTTCCACGTTTTGGACATCATCAGCAGACACACCTTCACCCAGTTCAACCTGACCA GTAGTCACCAGGTGGAAATCAAAGTGGGTGGAACCTCCATGATGGCGCGCCTCCTGAGGAGGACGATTTCAGCCTTTAACAGCTCGTCCAGCCTCAACATCCACACTGACAATCACA agggaGAAGAAGCGAGTCTTGTTTCTTTACAACCTGCAGATCCAGAGGCGGATTTCCTCCAGCGGTGGGAAACGTGTCATTAG
- the dcst1 gene encoding E3 ubiquitin-protein ligase DCST1 isoform X8, whose amino-acid sequence MTHLDTPSAPHSTVETVSLTVLPPAIHRFLFSQSEEFQVVHLILRALFGAVSGTVLFLGLSHNLPLTLDLQLIIGGVFVAVCMLGGALSSSSRCSVLLMFPSMLSSRGRAYLMVFLLSVLCRGPVSNIQRNVGTAALSLSCNLDLQVHYSKLLWRDAIRPVIVITQELLDNEAEFQSEALSISRKFQNIRDEVVLQYGYERFKPKQTAATEWNTQQQFTAKTMMQCDSVMEEGVQRCADWFSLRWAECMEVISVPIINHILCVSMRFHFLCDIMRVMTPWCREQIPVEGNFGQLFDQLNLSVNLLSREFSTKLILQEQQQQSVFGGALLDQEFTQAVRGSFQKLTASFEKLLNALQLLLSFTFITIFTQAFSYLRQYRKDVRFDNVYITTYFRQIDARRRRAGKRYLLPMKQSEMRKVIDPWNPRIHPEELRQLTSGVFQVLSVSVLSLILLTVDFSLFHVLDIISRHTFTQFNLTIELHLHSHHRSGFLGNEALSAGSHQVEIKVGGTSMMARLLRRTISAFNSSSSLNIHTDNHMCACLPSPLPAGVYGSCVCCVLLVALFSCLQVYTNRLRRVIAAFYHPQIQRRISSSGGKRVIRWGRRSRTVLECLGRCGQRLCHHHRQEVSDSEGTHYDPG is encoded by the exons ATGACCCACCTGGACACTCCCTCGGCTCCCCACAGCA CTGTGGAGACGGTCAGTTTGACCGTCCTGCCTCCTGCCATCCATCGGTTCCTGTTCAGCCAGTCAGAAGAGTTTCAGGTGGTTCACCTGATCCTCCGTGCACTGTTTGGAGCAGTGAGCGGGACAG TTCTGTTCCTGGGACTGTCCCACAACCTCCCGCTGACCCTCGACCTGCAGCTGATCATAGGAGGTGTCTTTGTCG CTGTGTGTATGCTGGGCGGAgccttgtcctcctcctccagatgtTCGGTCCTCTTGATGTTTCCTAGCATGCTTAGCTCACGTGGTCGAGCATACCTGATGgtcttcctcctgtctgtgctCTGTAGAG GACCGGTCTCTAACATCCAGCGTAACGTGGggacagcagctctgtctctgAGTTGTAACCTGGACCTGCAAGTCCATTACAGCAAGTTGCTGTGGAGAGACGCCATCAGACCTGTGATTGTGATCACACAGGAACTTCTG GATAATGAAGCAGAGTTTCAGTCAGAGGCGTTGAGCATCAGCAGGAAGTTTCAAAACATCAGGGACGAAGTTGTCCTTCAGTACGGATATGAGAgattcaaaccaaaacaaactgcagccacTGAATGGAACACGCAGCAGCAGTTCACAGCCAAGACCATGATGCAGTGCGACA GTGTGATGGAGGAGGGCGTGCAGCGATGTGCTGATTGGTTCAGCCTCAGGTGGGCAGAGTGTATGGAGGTGATCTCAGTCCCCATCATCAACCACATCCTCTGCGTGTCCATGAGgttccacttcctgtgtgatATCATGAGAG TGATGACTCCGTGGTGCAGAGAGCAGATCCCTGTAGAGGGCAACTTTGGTCAGCTGTTTGATCAGCTTAACCTCTCAGTCAACCTGCTGTCCAGAGAGTTCAGCACCAAGCTCATATTGCAG gagcagcagcagcagtcggtGTTCGGTGGAGCTCTGCTGGATCAGGAGTTCACTCAGGCTGTCAGAGGATCCTTCCAGAAACTGACAGCCTCCTTCGAAAAGCTGCTGAAtgccctgcagctgctgttgtcCTTCACCTTCATCACCATCTTCACCCA ggCGTTCAGTTATCTCAGACAGTACAGGAAGGATGTTCGATTCGACAATGTCTACATCACCACCTACTTCAGACAGATTGACGCCCGCAGGAGGAGAGCG GGAAAGCGCTACCTGCTGCCTATGAAACAGTCAGAGATGAGGAAGGTCATTGACCCCTGGAATCCAAGAATCCACCCTGAAGAGCTCAGACAACTG aCCTCAGGTGTGTTTCAggtgctgtctgtctctgtgctgtcactCATCCTGCTGACTGTCGACTTTTCTCTGTTCCACGTTTTGGACATCATCAGCAGACACACCTTCACCCAGTTCAACCTGACCA TAGAACTCCATCTGCACTCACACCACCGGTCAGGATTTCTGGGTAATGAAGCCCTCTCTGCAGGTAGTCACCAGGTGGAAATCAAAGTGGGTGGAACCTCCATGATGGCGCGCCTCCTGAGGAGGACGATTTCAGCCTTTAACAGCTCGTCCAGCCTCAACATCCACACTGACAATCACA tgtgtgcgtgtctcccctcccccctccctgcAGGTGTGTAtggcagctgtgtgtgctgtgtccTCTTGGTGGCGCTCTTCAGCTGCCTTCAGGTTTACACCAACCGCCTCCGACGTGTCATCGCTGCCTTCTACCACCCACAG ATCCAGAGGCGGATTTCCTCCAGCGGTGGGAAACGTGTCATTAGGTGGGGACGGAGGAGCAGGACG GTGTTGGAGTGCCTGGGCAGGTGTGGGCAACGCCTGTGTCAccaccacagacaggaagtgtcagACTCAGAGGGGACGCACTACGACCCCGGATAG
- the dcst1 gene encoding E3 ubiquitin-protein ligase DCST1 isoform X3, with amino-acid sequence MTHLDTPSAPHSTVETVSLTVLPPAIHRFLFSQSEEFQVVHLILRALFGAVSGTVLFLGLSHNLPLTLDLQLIIGGVFVAVCMLGGALSSSSRCSVLLMFPSMLSSRGRAYLMVFLLSVLCRGPVSNIQRNVGTAALSLSCNLDLQVHYSKLLWRDAIRPVIVITQELLDNEAEFQSEALSISRKFQNIRDEVVLQYGYERFKPKQTAATEWNTQQQFTAKTMMQCDSVMEEGVQRCADWFSLRWAECMEVISVPIINHILCVSMRFHFLCDIMRVMTPWCREQIPVEGNFGQLFDQLNLSVNLLSREFSTKLILQEQQQQSVFGGALLDQEFTQAVRGSFQKLTASFEKLLNALQLLLSFTFITIFTQAFSYLRQYRKDVRFDNVYITTYFRQIDARRRRAGKRYLLPMKQSEMRKVIDPWNPRIHPEELRQLTSGVFQVLSVSVLSLILLTVDFSLFHVLDIISRHTFTQFNLTIELHLHSHHRSGFLGNEALSAGSHQVEIKVGGTSMMARLLRRTISAFNSSSSLNIHTDNHSVYGSCVCCVLLVALFSCLQVYTNRLRRVIAAFYHPQVTHTSGPWDSNDYVQREKKRVLFLYNLQIQRRISSSGGKRVIRWGRRSRTVLECLGRCGQRLCHHHRQEVSDSEGTHYDPG; translated from the exons ATGACCCACCTGGACACTCCCTCGGCTCCCCACAGCA CTGTGGAGACGGTCAGTTTGACCGTCCTGCCTCCTGCCATCCATCGGTTCCTGTTCAGCCAGTCAGAAGAGTTTCAGGTGGTTCACCTGATCCTCCGTGCACTGTTTGGAGCAGTGAGCGGGACAG TTCTGTTCCTGGGACTGTCCCACAACCTCCCGCTGACCCTCGACCTGCAGCTGATCATAGGAGGTGTCTTTGTCG CTGTGTGTATGCTGGGCGGAgccttgtcctcctcctccagatgtTCGGTCCTCTTGATGTTTCCTAGCATGCTTAGCTCACGTGGTCGAGCATACCTGATGgtcttcctcctgtctgtgctCTGTAGAG GACCGGTCTCTAACATCCAGCGTAACGTGGggacagcagctctgtctctgAGTTGTAACCTGGACCTGCAAGTCCATTACAGCAAGTTGCTGTGGAGAGACGCCATCAGACCTGTGATTGTGATCACACAGGAACTTCTG GATAATGAAGCAGAGTTTCAGTCAGAGGCGTTGAGCATCAGCAGGAAGTTTCAAAACATCAGGGACGAAGTTGTCCTTCAGTACGGATATGAGAgattcaaaccaaaacaaactgcagccacTGAATGGAACACGCAGCAGCAGTTCACAGCCAAGACCATGATGCAGTGCGACA GTGTGATGGAGGAGGGCGTGCAGCGATGTGCTGATTGGTTCAGCCTCAGGTGGGCAGAGTGTATGGAGGTGATCTCAGTCCCCATCATCAACCACATCCTCTGCGTGTCCATGAGgttccacttcctgtgtgatATCATGAGAG TGATGACTCCGTGGTGCAGAGAGCAGATCCCTGTAGAGGGCAACTTTGGTCAGCTGTTTGATCAGCTTAACCTCTCAGTCAACCTGCTGTCCAGAGAGTTCAGCACCAAGCTCATATTGCAG gagcagcagcagcagtcggtGTTCGGTGGAGCTCTGCTGGATCAGGAGTTCACTCAGGCTGTCAGAGGATCCTTCCAGAAACTGACAGCCTCCTTCGAAAAGCTGCTGAAtgccctgcagctgctgttgtcCTTCACCTTCATCACCATCTTCACCCA ggCGTTCAGTTATCTCAGACAGTACAGGAAGGATGTTCGATTCGACAATGTCTACATCACCACCTACTTCAGACAGATTGACGCCCGCAGGAGGAGAGCG GGAAAGCGCTACCTGCTGCCTATGAAACAGTCAGAGATGAGGAAGGTCATTGACCCCTGGAATCCAAGAATCCACCCTGAAGAGCTCAGACAACTG aCCTCAGGTGTGTTTCAggtgctgtctgtctctgtgctgtcactCATCCTGCTGACTGTCGACTTTTCTCTGTTCCACGTTTTGGACATCATCAGCAGACACACCTTCACCCAGTTCAACCTGACCA TAGAACTCCATCTGCACTCACACCACCGGTCAGGATTTCTGGGTAATGAAGCCCTCTCTGCAGGTAGTCACCAGGTGGAAATCAAAGTGGGTGGAACCTCCATGATGGCGCGCCTCCTGAGGAGGACGATTTCAGCCTTTAACAGCTCGTCCAGCCTCAACATCCACACTGACAATCACA GTGTGTAtggcagctgtgtgtgctgtgtccTCTTGGTGGCGCTCTTCAGCTGCCTTCAGGTTTACACCAACCGCCTCCGACGTGTCATCGCTGCCTTCTACCACCCACAGGTAACGCACACGTCTGGCCCATGGGACAGTAATGATTACGTTCAG agggaGAAGAAGCGAGTCTTGTTTCTTTACAACCTGCAGATCCAGAGGCGGATTTCCTCCAGCGGTGGGAAACGTGTCATTAGGTGGGGACGGAGGAGCAGGACG GTGTTGGAGTGCCTGGGCAGGTGTGGGCAACGCCTGTGTCAccaccacagacaggaagtgtcagACTCAGAGGGGACGCACTACGACCCCGGATAG